A DNA window from Haloferax volcanii DS2 contains the following coding sequences:
- a CDS encoding extracellular solute-binding protein, with protein sequence MNPDSAAGRSSRRAFLAAVGGVAAGGLTATAGCLGRGEEAPTVSILAAGSLQRALTTEFDAPDGTRIEVEAHGSARVARMVDDDQRDPDIVALADPALFDAPLSVPWYATFANNALVVAYNPQTEGGTRVTEAASWPDALLDDAVSLGRTDPDLDPLGYRTRFALALAADHYDRPALTADLLRRDQIYPETQLLAQFDAGGVDAAFVYRSMAVERDYPYLELPAAINLSDPDHASAYATVSYTLPDGVTVRGGPIRYAATRRTDTAAAKSVFEALVGTAGDFLEPSGFTVRASHPHYFGDVPPTA encoded by the coding sequence ATGAACCCCGACTCGGCCGCGGGTCGGTCGAGCAGACGGGCGTTCCTCGCGGCCGTCGGCGGGGTCGCGGCCGGCGGCCTCACCGCGACAGCGGGCTGTCTCGGCCGGGGTGAGGAAGCACCGACCGTATCGATTCTCGCCGCCGGAAGCCTCCAGCGGGCGCTCACCACCGAGTTCGACGCGCCGGACGGAACTCGCATCGAGGTCGAGGCCCACGGCTCAGCGCGCGTGGCCCGGATGGTCGACGACGACCAACGCGACCCCGACATCGTCGCCCTCGCGGACCCGGCGCTGTTCGACGCGCCGCTTTCGGTCCCGTGGTACGCGACGTTCGCCAACAACGCGCTCGTCGTCGCGTACAACCCCCAGACGGAGGGCGGAACGCGGGTCACCGAGGCCGCCTCGTGGCCCGACGCCCTCCTCGACGACGCGGTCAGCCTCGGTCGGACCGACCCCGACCTCGACCCGCTGGGCTACCGGACGCGGTTCGCGCTCGCGCTCGCGGCCGACCACTACGACCGGCCGGCGCTCACAGCGGACCTGCTCCGCCGCGACCAGATATACCCCGAGACGCAACTGCTCGCGCAGTTCGACGCCGGCGGCGTCGACGCGGCGTTCGTCTACCGGAGCATGGCCGTCGAGCGCGACTACCCGTACCTCGAACTCCCGGCGGCAATCAACCTGAGCGACCCCGACCACGCGTCGGCGTACGCGACAGTCAGCTACACGCTCCCGGACGGCGTCACCGTCCGCGGCGGCCCGATTCGGTACGCCGCGACGCGCCGCACCGACACGGCGGCGGCGAAGTCGGTGTTCGAGGCGCTCGTCGGGACCGCCGGCGACTTCCTCGAACCCTCCGGGTTCACCGTGCGCGCGAGCCACCCACACTACTTCGGAGATGTCCCACCGACAGCCTAA
- a CDS encoding molybdate ABC transporter permease subunit, with amino-acid sequence MSHRQPNRRERGVTRLLPETWRGLTLLLAGVLLLYYLLPIGALVFAQSPASLATDVTNEVVLTAATNSVVAATLSTLVAVAFGVPLAYWLSRTSFRGRDVILALVMLPLVLPPVVSGMLLLRLVGPAGLGQLTSVPLTRSLFGVVLAQTYVASPFLVVTAKTAFDGVDRQLEAAARSLGEDRVGSVRRVTLPLAKQGILAGVTLTFARAIGEFGATLMLAYYPRTLPVQIWVSYLSTGLDAAFPVALVLVGIAVGAILLVHALGTNPWE; translated from the coding sequence ATGTCCCACCGACAGCCTAACCGCCGCGAGCGCGGCGTCACGCGACTCCTGCCCGAGACGTGGCGAGGCCTGACGCTGCTTCTCGCGGGGGTGCTTCTCCTCTACTACCTGCTTCCAATCGGCGCGCTCGTCTTCGCGCAGTCGCCGGCGTCGCTGGCTACCGACGTGACGAACGAGGTCGTCCTGACCGCCGCCACCAACTCCGTCGTCGCGGCGACGCTCAGCACGCTGGTCGCCGTCGCCTTCGGCGTTCCCTTGGCCTACTGGCTCTCGCGCACGTCGTTCCGCGGCCGCGACGTGATTCTGGCGCTGGTGATGCTCCCGCTCGTCCTCCCGCCGGTCGTCAGCGGGATGTTACTGCTCAGACTCGTCGGCCCCGCCGGCCTCGGCCAACTGACGAGCGTCCCGCTGACGCGCTCGCTTTTCGGCGTCGTTCTCGCGCAGACCTACGTCGCCTCGCCGTTTCTGGTCGTGACCGCGAAGACGGCCTTCGACGGCGTGGACAGGCAACTCGAAGCGGCGGCCCGCTCGCTCGGAGAGGACCGCGTCGGGAGCGTTCGACGCGTGACGCTCCCGCTGGCGAAGCAGGGCATCCTCGCCGGCGTGACCCTGACGTTCGCGCGGGCAATCGGAGAGTTCGGCGCGACGCTCATGCTGGCGTACTACCCGCGGACGCTCCCGGTGCAAATCTGGGTGTCGTACCTCTCGACCGGCCTCGACGCCGCGTTCCCGGTCGCGCTCGTCCTCGTCGGCATCGCCGTCGGGGCGATTCTGCTGGTCCACGCGCTGGGGACGAACCCGTGGGAGTGA
- a CDS encoding aldehyde dehydrogenase family protein yields the protein MVDDIATDADWNALYIDGEWTESESGESIAVEDPSTRETVAHVPRGTEADVDAAYEAAAEAQESWAEAPPARRQEVVEQFLQALNEYEDEIIDLLAHEVGGSRIMGETSIQIASDHASEAATLPRRMRGEHVASNIPGKENIVQKNPKGVVTVISPWNFPLNLSMRAVAPAVAAGNAVVLKPSTNSPITGGLLFAKLFEETDLPEGVVNVVTGRGSEIGDRVAGHPESDVVAFTGSTEVGKRVSGIAGENLAVPAMELGGNNAHVVTEGADVDRAADAAVFGSFVHQGQVCISINRHIVHESVYDEYVEKLTERAAELPVGSAHEDDTVVGPIIDESQRDEMLGYVEETVAAGATLETGGSTADLDGVDDSLVVQPTVLSGVTNDMAAARNEHFGPIAPVIPFSDVDEAVELANATEYGLSGSVHAGDLATGKEIALRMETGNVHVNDQPINDEAHVPFSGTGASGVGTYNSDAFLDEITEDKWISLQHEPRDYPL from the coding sequence ATGGTCGACGACATCGCCACCGACGCCGATTGGAACGCGCTGTACATCGACGGCGAGTGGACCGAAAGTGAGAGCGGCGAGAGCATCGCAGTCGAGGATCCGTCGACCCGCGAGACGGTCGCGCACGTCCCTCGCGGGACGGAGGCCGACGTCGACGCCGCCTACGAGGCGGCCGCCGAAGCCCAGGAATCGTGGGCCGAAGCGCCGCCCGCGCGGCGGCAGGAGGTCGTCGAGCAGTTCCTCCAGGCGCTGAACGAGTACGAAGACGAGATTATCGACCTCCTCGCACACGAGGTCGGCGGCTCGCGCATCATGGGCGAGACCTCCATCCAAATCGCCTCCGACCACGCGAGCGAGGCCGCGACGCTGCCCCGTCGGATGCGTGGCGAGCACGTCGCCTCCAACATCCCCGGCAAGGAGAACATCGTGCAGAAGAACCCGAAGGGCGTGGTGACGGTCATCTCGCCCTGGAACTTCCCGCTGAACCTGTCGATGCGGGCGGTCGCGCCCGCCGTCGCCGCGGGGAACGCGGTCGTACTGAAGCCCTCGACCAACTCCCCCATCACGGGCGGGCTGCTGTTCGCCAAGCTGTTCGAGGAGACCGACCTCCCCGAGGGCGTCGTCAACGTCGTCACCGGCCGCGGCTCGGAAATCGGTGACCGCGTCGCCGGCCACCCCGAGAGCGACGTGGTGGCGTTCACCGGCTCCACCGAGGTCGGCAAGCGCGTCTCGGGCATCGCCGGCGAGAACCTCGCCGTGCCCGCGATGGAACTCGGCGGCAACAACGCCCACGTCGTGACCGAGGGTGCGGACGTCGACCGCGCGGCCGACGCCGCGGTCTTCGGGAGCTTCGTCCATCAGGGACAGGTCTGTATCTCCATCAACCGCCACATCGTCCACGAGTCGGTCTACGACGAGTACGTCGAGAAGCTGACCGAGCGGGCCGCGGAGCTGCCCGTCGGCTCCGCCCACGAGGACGACACGGTCGTCGGCCCCATCATCGACGAGTCCCAGCGCGACGAAATGCTGGGCTACGTCGAGGAGACGGTCGCCGCCGGCGCGACGCTGGAAACCGGCGGCTCGACGGCCGACCTCGACGGCGTCGACGACTCGCTTGTCGTCCAGCCGACCGTCCTCTCGGGCGTGACCAACGACATGGCCGCGGCCCGCAACGAGCACTTCGGCCCCATCGCGCCCGTCATCCCCTTCTCGGACGTCGACGAGGCGGTCGAACTCGCCAACGCGACCGAGTACGGCCTCTCCGGATCGGTCCACGCCGGCGACCTCGCCACCGGCAAGGAAATCGCCCTCCGGATGGAGACCGGCAACGTCCACGTCAACGACCAACCCATCAACGACGAGGCGCACGTCCCGTTCAGCGGCACCGGGGCGTCCGGCGTCGGCACCTACAACAGCGACGCCTTCCTCGACGAAATCACCGAGGACAAGTGGATTTCCCTCCAGCACGAACCCCGCGACTACCCGCTGTAA